In one window of Rhodopseudomonas palustris HaA2 DNA:
- a CDS encoding glycosyltransferase produces MSRRKRIVLCTFGVPDERDGASLVIIHNFIAPIRHADVDVLHVVLLDADPKSEEACDAYRAAAGNDHFQIVVARPAKLVTQGATSHRLNRAGTEDAHAAANAFQADLVIAFDILPAWFATTITAPRKLVWLGDLNFETTYYHGLYNLQEHPWQIVTFAKYWLAARNWRRVYADVLAQFDEVLVSAASSVKQIAGLGLSNHSYRPYPWPVNDAPVAPHAKPAVPTFMFFGNLVGLGSRSALHFMIAKAYPKLIRHWGPNGFRILIAGRGNIPSWFASAIADKPEFVQVGFVEDLPATLMACHGVLVPIDVPVGNRTRVLYAMSQGALVIAHRNVALGNPALVDDQTAALAGDGDAFVARMRRAFEDEAWARRIGEAGQRAYRENFHPDRAAGDFMARVTSHLVAPR; encoded by the coding sequence TTGAGTCGACGTAAGCGCATCGTGCTGTGCACCTTCGGCGTTCCGGATGAGCGGGACGGCGCAAGCCTGGTTATCATCCACAATTTCATCGCACCAATTCGTCACGCCGACGTCGATGTACTGCACGTCGTCCTGCTCGACGCCGACCCGAAGAGCGAGGAGGCCTGCGACGCGTATCGTGCCGCAGCCGGCAACGATCACTTCCAGATAGTGGTCGCCCGGCCGGCGAAGCTGGTTACGCAAGGCGCCACCTCGCATCGGCTGAACCGCGCGGGAACCGAAGATGCACATGCCGCCGCCAACGCGTTCCAAGCGGATCTGGTGATCGCCTTCGATATCCTCCCGGCCTGGTTCGCGACGACCATCACAGCGCCACGCAAACTGGTGTGGCTCGGCGATCTCAACTTCGAGACGACCTACTACCATGGCCTCTACAATCTGCAGGAACATCCCTGGCAGATCGTGACCTTCGCGAAATATTGGCTCGCCGCTCGGAATTGGCGACGGGTCTATGCCGATGTGCTGGCGCAGTTCGATGAGGTCCTGGTATCAGCCGCATCGTCCGTCAAGCAGATCGCCGGCCTCGGGCTGAGCAACCACAGCTACCGCCCCTACCCTTGGCCGGTGAACGACGCGCCGGTTGCACCGCATGCCAAGCCGGCGGTGCCGACATTCATGTTCTTCGGCAACCTGGTGGGACTGGGATCGCGCTCCGCGTTGCATTTCATGATCGCCAAGGCCTATCCGAAATTGATCAGACATTGGGGACCGAACGGATTCCGCATTCTGATCGCCGGCCGAGGCAACATCCCTTCGTGGTTCGCTTCCGCGATCGCCGACAAGCCGGAGTTCGTGCAGGTCGGTTTCGTCGAAGACCTGCCCGCGACGCTGATGGCCTGCCACGGCGTGCTGGTCCCGATCGACGTACCTGTGGGCAACAGGACTCGTGTGCTCTACGCGATGAGTCAGGGCGCGCTGGTCATCGCGCATCGAAATGTCGCGCTCGGAAACCCGGCTCTGGTCGACGATCAAACGGCCGCGCTGGCCGGCGACGGCGACGCGTTCGTCGCGCGCATGCGACGCGCGTTCGAGGACGAGGCGTGGGCCCGGCGCATCGGCGAGGCAGGCCAGCGCGCATATCGCGAGAATTTTCACCCCGACCGCGCCGCCGGCGATTTCATGGCGAGAGTGACGTCCCACCTCGTCGCGCCGCGATGA
- a CDS encoding STELLO glycosyltransferase family protein, translating into MLDIRGIVCEEQLPEISPDSQRSLHFQPLLHGSAEMNQAIIVTSINAPNPVMKAIAKDANPAGFDFIVVGDTKTPDGFAIDGCRFLSIDEQLSSGLKYARVAPMASYARKNVGYLSAISRGAQMIAETDDDNFPRPAFFEERRRRQTVPTVAGAGWVNAYRYFSDSNIWPRGLPLDHIQRAVPEWEALPVGDVDSPIQQGLADENPDVDAIYRLALTLPQNFRTDRTVAFGEGAWCPFNSQNTSWWPDAFPLMYLPATCNFRVTDIWRSLIAQRIAWQNGWHILFHGPTVWQDRNEHDLMADFEDEIPGYLNNHRIRLMLEQLPLQGGVANIAHDLHRCYEAMLGLGLVTAAEMTLLEAWIEDIQRVG; encoded by the coding sequence TTGCTTGATATCCGAGGGATTGTTTGCGAAGAACAGCTGCCTGAAATCAGCCCCGACAGTCAGCGCAGCCTTCATTTCCAGCCACTATTACACGGTTCAGCCGAAATGAATCAAGCCATAATCGTCACGTCGATCAACGCGCCGAATCCGGTGATGAAGGCGATCGCCAAGGATGCGAACCCCGCGGGATTCGATTTCATCGTGGTCGGAGACACCAAGACTCCCGACGGCTTTGCGATCGACGGATGTCGATTTCTGAGCATCGACGAGCAGCTTTCGTCCGGCTTGAAGTACGCCAGGGTCGCCCCGATGGCGAGTTATGCGCGCAAGAATGTCGGATACCTGTCGGCGATCAGTCGTGGCGCGCAAATGATCGCGGAAACGGACGACGACAACTTTCCGCGGCCGGCATTCTTCGAGGAGCGCCGTCGTCGTCAGACCGTGCCGACGGTTGCCGGCGCCGGATGGGTCAACGCCTATCGGTATTTTTCAGACAGCAACATTTGGCCCCGAGGTCTGCCGCTCGATCATATTCAACGGGCCGTTCCGGAATGGGAGGCGTTGCCGGTCGGCGACGTCGACAGTCCGATTCAGCAGGGGCTCGCCGACGAGAACCCCGACGTCGATGCGATCTACCGGCTCGCCCTGACGCTGCCGCAGAATTTTCGCACCGATCGGACCGTGGCGTTCGGCGAAGGGGCCTGGTGTCCGTTCAACAGTCAGAACACCAGCTGGTGGCCGGACGCATTCCCGCTGATGTATCTGCCCGCCACCTGCAACTTCCGGGTGACCGACATCTGGCGCAGCCTGATCGCCCAGCGGATCGCGTGGCAGAACGGCTGGCACATTCTGTTTCACGGCCCGACCGTGTGGCAGGATCGCAACGAACACGACCTGATGGCGGATTTCGAGGACGAGATCCCGGGCTATCTCAACAATCATCGCATTCGGCTGATGCTGGAACAGTTACCGTTGCAGGGTGGCGTGGCCAATATCGCCCACGATCTGCATCGGTGCTACGAAGCGATGCTCGGTCTCGGTCTCGTGACCGCCGCTGAAATGACGTTGCTCGAGGCCTGGATCGAAGACATCCAGCGCGTCGGGTGA
- a CDS encoding TylF/MycF/NovP-related O-methyltransferase, with the protein MRDTFRMLQISRLSARGRWLRTYARHIDAEREYLFLCIARFANVNRPIEGYYMEFGCFSAKTMRLAYDSFHHLFDWQYIGFDSFEGLPEIAAIDRQEAWQKGKLATAEENFVRICRRHGIPAEQLRTVKGFYSESLTPRLAQELLPRKAAVIYVDCDLYLSTVPILSFAVDFLQVGTIIVFDDWNCFVADPDRGERRAWREFREAHPRFRFEPFVQTGMQMSFVCVGTSDAAADPAR; encoded by the coding sequence GTGCGCGATACGTTTCGGATGCTGCAGATATCGCGGCTGTCGGCGCGCGGAAGGTGGTTGCGGACCTATGCGAGGCATATCGACGCCGAACGCGAGTACCTGTTCCTGTGCATCGCTCGTTTCGCGAACGTCAATCGGCCGATCGAAGGTTACTACATGGAATTCGGCTGCTTCTCGGCCAAGACCATGCGGCTCGCTTACGACAGCTTCCATCATCTCTTCGATTGGCAATATATCGGCTTCGACTCGTTCGAGGGCCTGCCCGAGATCGCCGCGATCGATCGGCAGGAGGCCTGGCAGAAAGGGAAGCTGGCGACCGCCGAGGAGAACTTCGTCCGGATCTGCCGTCGCCACGGAATCCCGGCCGAGCAGTTGCGGACGGTCAAGGGGTTCTATTCGGAATCCCTGACGCCGCGCCTTGCCCAAGAGCTGCTACCCAGAAAAGCCGCAGTCATCTATGTCGACTGCGACCTCTATCTGTCGACGGTTCCGATTCTGTCGTTCGCGGTCGATTTTCTGCAGGTCGGCACGATCATCGTGTTCGACGACTGGAATTGCTTCGTCGCCGATCCGGACCGCGGTGAACGGAGAGCCTGGCGGGAGTTCCGCGAGGCTCATCCTCGGTTCCGGTTCGAGCCTTTCGTTCAGACGGGGATGCAGATGTCTTTCGTTTGCGTCGGGACGTCCGACGCCGCAGCCGATCCGGCGCGGTGA
- a CDS encoding lipopolysaccharide biosynthesis protein: MRLIAAIRGRLAGRMIVFLIATCVQVVLAIALLPLTTVVLTAADFGTYALLMSVAAFANALGDGGGSLALPAHYAVEPAHERRAMLASFFVVSFCLSSAVAIVFVIAAPQLGAFLGDADGKGFAWSIVGLTAVLIPLRAASALATTVFSVSGRGNAIAAQMVAQAIGTFVGTLVCLFGLHLGVVSLFGGAVIGQLAALSVSVAALGAQPWASPTKRWLRVVRHNAPTAAFAGVTDGARGIGENALIGSHLGLAAVGILSHARLYYGMLLSASNAVAHNVWSVSLAESREDGRAFARTEAAWTPVHMAFTLFGVGFVCAGTEFVSMLTNDRLTPAALYVPWLVIVLLVHISGRAQAAVLYARGAAPLVSRTRAILSLAILAALPFVIGSFGGIGLQLGLSGAVAALILEAALFRGYLRWKSGKFAGPMVFQDGWAFGGIVLIALSWLLSAALQPSLPVRAIFFGVVVVATIAVERKRLAEMLNALHRLYKAAHS, from the coding sequence GTGAGACTGATCGCCGCGATCCGCGGCCGCTTGGCCGGCCGCATGATCGTGTTTCTGATCGCGACCTGCGTTCAGGTCGTTCTCGCGATAGCGCTGCTGCCGCTGACCACGGTGGTGCTCACCGCGGCCGATTTCGGCACATACGCCCTGCTGATGTCGGTCGCCGCCTTCGCCAATGCGCTGGGCGACGGCGGCGGCAGTCTCGCGTTGCCGGCGCACTACGCTGTGGAGCCGGCCCACGAGCGTCGCGCGATGCTGGCGAGCTTCTTTGTGGTGTCGTTTTGCCTGAGCTCGGCGGTGGCGATTGTCTTCGTCATCGCGGCGCCGCAGCTCGGCGCTTTCCTCGGCGACGCCGACGGCAAGGGTTTCGCGTGGTCGATCGTCGGGTTGACCGCCGTGCTGATTCCGTTGCGCGCCGCGTCCGCGCTCGCAACCACGGTGTTTTCGGTGAGCGGTCGCGGCAACGCGATCGCGGCGCAGATGGTGGCGCAGGCGATCGGGACGTTTGTCGGCACGCTTGTCTGTCTGTTCGGGCTGCATCTGGGTGTGGTTTCGCTGTTCGGCGGCGCCGTGATCGGGCAACTCGCCGCGCTGTCGGTTTCGGTCGCAGCACTCGGCGCACAGCCGTGGGCTTCGCCGACGAAACGTTGGCTGCGGGTCGTCCGGCACAACGCGCCCACCGCGGCCTTTGCCGGTGTGACTGACGGCGCGCGCGGGATCGGCGAGAATGCTCTGATCGGAAGCCATCTCGGTCTGGCGGCGGTCGGCATCCTCAGCCATGCGCGATTGTACTACGGCATGTTGCTCAGCGCGTCGAACGCCGTTGCTCATAACGTCTGGTCGGTTTCGCTGGCGGAATCACGCGAGGACGGCCGCGCCTTCGCGAGGACGGAGGCTGCCTGGACGCCGGTGCACATGGCTTTCACGCTGTTCGGCGTCGGTTTCGTGTGTGCCGGAACGGAATTTGTGTCGATGTTGACGAACGATCGTCTGACGCCGGCTGCGCTGTATGTACCCTGGCTGGTGATTGTGCTTCTCGTCCACATATCGGGGCGCGCGCAAGCCGCGGTGCTGTATGCCCGCGGCGCGGCCCCGCTCGTGAGCCGTACGCGTGCCATCCTTTCGCTGGCAATTCTGGCCGCGCTGCCGTTCGTGATCGGCAGTTTCGGCGGTATCGGTCTACAACTCGGACTGTCTGGCGCGGTTGCCGCGCTGATCCTGGAAGCCGCGCTGTTTCGCGGCTATCTGCGCTGGAAATCGGGCAAGTTCGCCGGACCGATGGTTTTCCAGGATGGTTGGGCGTTCGGCGGAATTGTCTTGATCGCCTTGTCGTGGTTACTGTCAGCCGCGCTGCAACCCTCGTTGCCCGTTCGTGCGATATTCTTTGGCGTTGTCGTGGTTGCGACGATCGCGGTCGAGCGAAAGCGGCTTGCCGAAATGCTCAATGCGCTCCACAGGCTCTACAAAGCCGCCCATTCGTGA
- a CDS encoding N-acetylneuraminate synthase family protein produces MPATSNPYIIAEIGSVHDGSFGNACRLLETAAECGADAVKFQTHIAEAETLPNAPSPSYFSAEPRTAYFKRTGFSPEQWRALAALAKSTKVDFLSSPFSLEAVDLLEDVGVAAYKIPSGEVSNIPLLSRIAQTGKPVFLSSGMSNWEELDAAVGALRGSALTLLQCTSKYPCPPEQVGLNAMCVMRERYGIPVGYSDHTLGFAAPIAAVALGATVIEKHFTFSKLMYGSDAKNSMEPDEFRRLCRELKETARIIASPVDKDDLSSLSDMKLIFEKSIVSATDLPAATEIEMRHLAFKKPGDGISAAKYKDVIGRRIVRALPRDHKFAYEDFE; encoded by the coding sequence ATGCCCGCAACAAGTAATCCGTATATCATTGCGGAAATCGGTTCGGTTCACGACGGGTCGTTCGGCAATGCCTGCCGTCTGCTCGAGACCGCCGCAGAATGCGGGGCGGATGCGGTCAAGTTTCAGACCCATATCGCAGAGGCGGAAACGCTGCCGAACGCGCCGTCGCCCTCCTACTTCTCGGCAGAGCCGCGCACTGCCTATTTCAAGCGGACCGGGTTCTCGCCCGAGCAGTGGCGCGCGCTCGCGGCGCTCGCGAAATCAACGAAGGTCGACTTTTTGTCCTCGCCGTTCTCGCTCGAAGCGGTGGATCTGCTCGAAGACGTCGGTGTCGCCGCCTACAAGATTCCCTCCGGCGAAGTCAGCAATATTCCCTTGCTCAGCCGCATCGCGCAGACCGGAAAGCCGGTCTTTCTGTCGTCGGGCATGAGCAATTGGGAAGAGCTCGATGCGGCGGTCGGCGCCCTGCGCGGATCGGCGCTCACCTTGTTGCAATGCACCTCCAAGTATCCCTGTCCGCCGGAGCAGGTGGGACTGAATGCGATGTGCGTCATGAGAGAGCGCTATGGCATCCCCGTCGGCTATTCGGACCACACGCTCGGATTTGCGGCGCCAATCGCCGCCGTCGCCCTCGGCGCCACGGTGATCGAAAAGCACTTCACATTCTCCAAGCTGATGTACGGCAGCGATGCGAAGAACAGCATGGAGCCGGACGAGTTTCGGCGGCTTTGCCGAGAGCTCAAGGAGACCGCCCGGATCATCGCCAGCCCGGTCGACAAGGACGATTTGTCGTCGCTGTCCGACATGAAGCTGATCTTCGAGAAGAGCATCGTCTCGGCGACCGATCTGCCGGCCGCAACCGAAATCGAGATGCGTCATCTGGCTTTCAAGAAGCCGGGCGACGGGATCTCTGCGGCAAAGTACAAGGACGTGATCGGGCGACGCATCGTTCGGGCGTTGCCGCGCGACCACAAGTTCGCATACGAGGACTTCGAATGA
- the neuC gene encoding UDP-N-acetylglucosamine 2-epimerase: MTKRKICVVVGSRANYSSIKSAMRAIQDHPALELQLIVAASAVLDRYGSVVNLIEKDGFRPHARVTMLIEGETPATMAKSTGLGLIELPTLFEQLGPDVVLTVGDRFETMATTLAAAYMNIPVAHTMGGEVSGTIDESIRHAVTKFAHIHFPASQGAAERIIKLGELPRHVHMVGCPRIDLVAEILGRSSGGLDAGLFDLGVGQQFSVDEPFALVSQHPVTTEYGTGEAQITLTLEAVREQGLAAIVLWPNADAGSDDISRGIRKWRERKLDDRMHFFKNLPIETYVNLMRSAACLVGNSSSGIREGAYIGTPVVNIGTRQHMRDRGDNVIDVGYDKKQISDAIARQVEHGRYAMDPIYGDGTAGTKIADILVTERVDVQKCITY, translated from the coding sequence ATGACCAAACGGAAAATCTGCGTGGTCGTCGGGTCGCGTGCCAATTACAGTTCCATCAAATCGGCGATGCGTGCGATCCAGGATCATCCTGCGCTCGAACTGCAATTGATCGTCGCCGCCTCCGCGGTCCTCGATCGATACGGATCGGTGGTGAACCTGATCGAGAAGGACGGCTTCCGGCCGCACGCGCGGGTCACCATGCTGATCGAGGGCGAGACCCCCGCGACCATGGCGAAATCGACCGGGCTCGGGCTCATCGAACTTCCGACTTTGTTCGAGCAACTCGGGCCGGACGTCGTGCTCACCGTGGGCGATCGTTTCGAAACGATGGCCACGACGTTGGCTGCCGCCTACATGAATATTCCCGTCGCTCACACCATGGGCGGTGAAGTCAGCGGTACCATCGACGAGAGCATCAGGCACGCCGTCACCAAGTTCGCTCATATCCATTTCCCGGCGAGCCAGGGCGCGGCCGAACGCATCATCAAGCTCGGCGAACTGCCTCGGCACGTCCATATGGTCGGCTGTCCGCGCATCGACCTGGTTGCGGAAATCCTCGGGCGTTCGAGCGGCGGACTCGATGCCGGTCTGTTTGATCTGGGGGTCGGCCAGCAGTTTTCGGTCGATGAGCCCTTCGCTCTGGTTTCCCAGCATCCCGTGACCACCGAATACGGAACCGGCGAGGCGCAGATCACGCTGACGCTCGAGGCGGTTCGCGAACAGGGCCTCGCGGCCATCGTGCTGTGGCCGAATGCCGACGCGGGGTCCGACGATATCTCCCGTGGTATTCGGAAGTGGCGCGAGCGCAAGCTGGACGACCGAATGCACTTCTTCAAGAATTTGCCGATCGAGACCTACGTCAATCTGATGCGTTCCGCGGCGTGCCTGGTCGGCAATTCGAGCAGCGGCATCAGGGAGGGCGCCTATATCGGCACTCCGGTCGTCAATATCGGCACCCGGCAGCACATGCGTGACCGCGGCGACAACGTGATCGACGTCGGCTACGACAAGAAACAGATTTCCGATGCGATCGCCAGGCAAGTCGAGCACGGCCGCTACGCGATGGATCCGATTTACGGAGACGGAACCGCGGGCACGAAGATCGCCGACATACTCGTCACGGAGAGGGTGGACGTCCAAAAGTGTATCACCTATTGA